A region from the Aquimarina sp. ERC-38 genome encodes:
- the atpG gene encoding ATP synthase F1 subunit gamma, with protein sequence MANLKELRNRITSVSSTMQITSAMKMVSAAKLNKAQSAITAMRPYSDKLTELLQSLSAALEGDNASVFSEQRVVNKVLVVAIASNRGLAGAFNTNIIKASRNLYENVYAGKQVDFVTIGKKANDILSKTHTIVANESSLFEDLTFNNVVKIADRLMELYTNGAYDRIELVYNKFRNAASQDVTVEQFLPIKPIEAPTTTVTATTTIDYIYEPEQAEIVKELIPKSLKTQLYKAIRDSFASEHGARMTAMHKATDNATELRDSLKLSYNKARQAAITNEILEIVGGAEALNG encoded by the coding sequence ATGGCCAATTTAAAAGAATTAAGAAATAGGATTACCTCAGTATCGTCAACGATGCAAATTACCAGTGCCATGAAAATGGTATCGGCAGCAAAGTTGAACAAAGCGCAAAGCGCAATTACCGCAATGCGTCCGTACTCGGATAAATTGACGGAATTATTACAAAGTTTAAGTGCCGCTTTAGAAGGAGACAATGCCAGCGTATTTTCAGAACAACGGGTGGTGAACAAGGTGTTAGTAGTAGCCATTGCTTCTAACCGGGGATTGGCAGGAGCTTTTAATACCAATATTATTAAAGCTTCCCGTAATCTATACGAAAATGTATACGCCGGGAAACAAGTGGATTTTGTAACTATTGGAAAAAAAGCCAATGATATCCTATCTAAAACACATACAATCGTTGCTAATGAAAGTAGTCTTTTCGAGGATTTGACTTTTAATAACGTAGTAAAGATTGCAGACCGGTTGATGGAATTATATACAAACGGAGCTTATGACCGTATTGAATTGGTATATAACAAATTTAGAAATGCTGCGTCACAGGATGTAACAGTAGAACAGTTTTTACCTATTAAACCTATCGAAGCTCCGACTACAACGGTAACGGCGACAACCACCATTGATTATATCTACGAACCCGAACAAGCGGAAATTGTAAAAGAATTAATCCCAAAGTCTTTAAAAACACAGTTATATAAGGCAATCAGAGACTCTTTTGCTTCTGAGCACGGTGCTCGTATGACCGCCATGCATAAAGCAACGGATAATGCAACCGAATTGAGAGATTCCTTAAAACTTTCATACAATAAAGCAAGACAAGCCGCAATTACTAACGAAATCTTAGAGATTGTAGGAGGTGCAGAAGCACTAAATGGATAA
- a CDS encoding four helix bundle protein produces MSYMNDSPIRKKSFDFACDIVHFAHALKEKKEYEIASQVLRSGTSIGANIREAQRGVSTKDFKHKFGIALKEADETEFWLLVIQETIMEIPNDLLRKCDELIRILVKIIKNS; encoded by the coding sequence ATGAGTTATATGAACGACAGCCCAATTCGAAAAAAGAGTTTTGATTTTGCTTGTGATATTGTTCATTTTGCACATGCTTTGAAAGAGAAAAAAGAATACGAGATTGCATCTCAGGTTTTGAGATCAGGAACAAGTATTGGAGCTAATATACGAGAAGCACAACGTGGTGTTAGCACTAAAGATTTTAAACATAAATTCGGAATTGCCTTAAAAGAAGCTGATGAAACTGAGTTTTGGCTCTTAGTTATTCAGGAAACGATAATGGAAATTCCCAATGATTTATTGAGGAAGTGTGATGAGCTTATTAGAATTTTGGTAAAAATTATCAAAAACTCATAA
- the atpA gene encoding F0F1 ATP synthase subunit alpha, whose translation MAEVNPAEVSAILKQQLSDFEATASLEEVGTVLQIGDGIARVYGLANAQYGELVQFESGLEGIVLNLEEDNVGVVLLGPSTEVKEGATVKRTQRIASINVGEGIVGRVVDTLGTPIDGKGKISGETFEMPLERKAPGVVFRQPVTEPLQTGIKSIDAMVPIGRGQRELVIGDRQTGKTTVCIDTILNQKEFYDAGEPVYCIYVAIGQKASTVAGIAKVLEDKGALAYTTIVAANASDPAPMQVYAPFAGAAIGEYFRDTGRPALIVYDDLSKQAVAYREVSLLLRRPPGREAYPGDVFYLHSRLLERAAKVINDDSIAKDMNDLPESLKGKVKGGGSLTALPLIETQAGDVSAYIPTNVISITDGQIFLTSDLFNSGVRPAINVGISVSRVGGSAQIKSMKKVAGTLKLDQAQFRELEAFAKFGSDLDAATLNVIEKGKRNVEILKQAQNDPYTVEDQIAIIYAGSKNLLKDVPVDKIKEFESDYIEYLNAKHRSTLDTLKAGKLTDEVTDTLRSAVTEIAAKYK comes from the coding sequence ATGGCAGAGGTGAATCCAGCTGAAGTTTCAGCAATTTTAAAACAACAATTGTCAGATTTTGAAGCTACGGCTTCTTTAGAAGAAGTCGGAACAGTATTACAAATTGGGGATGGTATTGCCCGGGTGTACGGTTTGGCAAATGCACAGTACGGAGAATTAGTACAATTTGAATCCGGATTAGAAGGAATTGTATTAAACCTGGAAGAAGACAATGTTGGGGTGGTACTTTTAGGACCTTCAACAGAGGTAAAAGAGGGAGCTACTGTAAAACGTACGCAGCGCATTGCTTCTATTAATGTAGGTGAAGGAATCGTAGGACGTGTGGTTGATACTTTAGGAACACCCATCGATGGTAAAGGTAAGATTTCCGGTGAAACTTTTGAAATGCCATTAGAACGTAAAGCCCCCGGAGTAGTTTTCAGACAACCGGTAACAGAACCTTTACAAACCGGTATCAAATCAATTGACGCCATGGTACCTATCGGCCGTGGTCAACGGGAATTGGTGATTGGTGACCGTCAGACTGGTAAAACTACCGTTTGTATTGATACGATCCTAAATCAAAAAGAATTTTACGATGCCGGAGAACCGGTATATTGTATTTATGTGGCCATTGGTCAAAAAGCCTCTACGGTTGCAGGTATTGCTAAGGTATTAGAAGATAAAGGTGCTTTGGCCTACACCACCATTGTAGCGGCAAATGCATCTGATCCGGCTCCCATGCAGGTATATGCACCCTTTGCAGGAGCAGCTATTGGAGAATATTTTAGAGATACAGGTCGGCCTGCATTAATTGTATATGATGACCTTTCTAAACAAGCGGTAGCGTATCGTGAAGTATCCTTATTACTTCGTCGTCCGCCGGGTCGTGAAGCTTATCCTGGAGATGTATTCTATTTACACTCCCGTTTATTAGAGCGAGCTGCAAAGGTGATTAATGATGATAGCATTGCTAAAGATATGAACGACCTTCCGGAATCTTTAAAAGGGAAAGTAAAAGGAGGAGGTTCGCTAACGGCATTACCCTTAATTGAAACGCAAGCAGGTGATGTTTCGGCATATATCCCAACTAATGTGATTTCGATTACAGATGGACAGATATTCTTAACTTCTGATTTGTTTAACTCCGGGGTACGTCCTGCCATTAACGTAGGTATTTCCGTATCACGAGTAGGTGGTTCTGCACAGATCAAATCCATGAAAAAGGTAGCAGGTACTTTAAAGCTAGACCAGGCCCAGTTCCGTGAACTAGAAGCTTTTGCCAAGTTTGGTTCTGATCTGGATGCCGCGACTTTAAATGTAATCGAAAAAGGAAAGCGAAACGTAGAAATTTTAAAGCAAGCACAGAACGATCCGTATACAGTAGAAGATCAAATTGCTATTATTTATGCCGGGTCTAAAAACTTATTAAAAGACGTTCCTGTAGATAAGATCAAAGAATTTGAAAGTGATTATATAGAATATCTAAACGCAAAACATAGAAGCACTTTAGATACGTTAAAAGCCGGAAAATTAACAGACGAAGTAACCGACACGCTAAGATCCGCCGTAACCGAAATCGCTGCGAAATATAAGTAG
- the atpH gene encoding ATP synthase F1 subunit delta, which translates to MSRAAIRYAKAVLSLAKDQNKMLDVQTDMKRISDTIEASGELRMVLQSPLIKSEVKLASLKEIFKNSQDITQNLFEILIRNKRIEILDKVAINYQQLYDKMHNIQVAKVTTAIPLDASLGMKVKAKVKELTGNEAVLENIVDESIIGGFILRVGDLQYNASIKNKLTTLRRELSN; encoded by the coding sequence ATGAGTAGAGCCGCAATACGATATGCTAAAGCTGTTTTAAGTTTAGCTAAGGATCAAAACAAAATGCTGGACGTTCAAACAGATATGAAACGTATTAGCGATACTATTGAAGCTAGTGGCGAATTACGAATGGTGTTGCAGAGTCCTTTAATTAAAAGCGAAGTAAAGTTGGCTTCTCTTAAAGAAATTTTTAAAAATTCGCAGGACATCACTCAAAACCTATTTGAAATTTTAATCCGGAATAAGCGTATTGAAATTTTAGATAAAGTCGCTATAAACTACCAGCAGTTGTATGATAAAATGCATAACATACAGGTTGCTAAAGTGACTACGGCAATTCCTTTAGATGCTTCTTTAGGTATGAAAGTAAAAGCTAAAGTTAAAGAACTTACGGGCAACGAAGCGGTTTTGGAAAATATTGTAGATGAAAGTATTATCGGTGGATTTATACTACGTGTAGGGGATTTACAGTACAACGCAAGTATAAAGAATAAACTAACTACCCTACGAAGAGAATTAAGTAACTAA
- a CDS encoding F0F1 ATP synthase subunit B: MDLLNDFSPGLFIMQAVILLILILLMRKFAWKPILDSVNNREEGIRDALKSAENARKEMQNLQADNERILNEARAERDGMLKEARQLKDNMIAEAKEQAQAEADKVVANAQAMIANEKKVAIAELKSQVAILSVEIAEKVVRQELSDKNRQMELVDSMLGDVTLK; encoded by the coding sequence ATGGATTTATTAAATGATTTTTCACCAGGGTTATTCATTATGCAGGCGGTTATCCTGCTTATTTTAATCCTTTTGATGAGAAAATTTGCCTGGAAACCAATTTTGGATTCTGTAAACAATCGGGAAGAAGGAATCAGGGACGCATTGAAATCAGCAGAAAATGCAAGAAAAGAAATGCAAAACCTTCAGGCGGATAATGAACGTATTTTAAACGAAGCTCGGGCAGAGCGAGATGGAATGTTAAAAGAAGCCAGACAGCTTAAAGATAATATGATCGCAGAAGCTAAGGAGCAGGCACAGGCAGAAGCTGATAAAGTGGTGGCAAATGCACAGGCAATGATTGCTAATGAAAAGAAAGTTGCCATTGCCGAACTAAAAAGTCAGGTTGCTATCTTATCCGTAGAGATTGCTGAAAAAGTAGTACGACAAGAGTTAAGTGATAAAAACAGGCAAATGGAGTTGGTAGATTCTATGCTAGGTGATGTGACTTTAAAATAA
- the atpE gene encoding ATP synthase F0 subunit C has product MTGTLNLIGAGLIVIGGGIGLGQIGGKAMEAIARQPEASGKIQTAMIIIGALLEGLAFGALILGS; this is encoded by the coding sequence ATGACTGGAACTCTTAATTTAATAGGAGCTGGATTAATCGTAATTGGAGGAGGAATCGGACTAGGCCAGATAGGTGGTAAGGCAATGGAAGCTATTGCTAGACAACCAGAGGCCTCAGGTAAAATTCAGACTGCGATGATCATCATTGGTGCCCTTTTAGAAGGTTTGGCCTTTGGTGCATTAATCTTAGGAAGTTAA
- the atpB gene encoding F0F1 ATP synthase subunit A → MSLDFNVLKRILVFKIFLVSVLVVAKNDEKSQTGNPVDTKEEIKAYIEHHLQDSHDFVLYTDGKTGKHIGFSLPIILWDDGLQIFSSSKFHHGETVAEVNGNYYKLYHEKIYKTDASGTLTFDEKNHPTNKRPLDFSITKSVLGMILVGLLMLLIFSALARNYKKSSVPTGFSRILEPIVLYVRDEIARPNIGEKKYRKYMGFLLTVFFYIWISNLFGLTPFGFNITGQIAVTVCLAVFTFIIVQFSGSKDYWKHIFWMPGVPVIMKIILMPIEILGMFTKPFSLLIRLFANITAGHFVVMSLIALMITMKAAFGAVASTGVSLVLSLFITVIELLVAFLQAFIFTMLSALFIGMAVEEHDHEHAHDGNVHGLEDNSIV, encoded by the coding sequence ATGAGTTTAGATTTTAATGTTTTAAAAAGAATATTAGTTTTTAAAATCTTTTTAGTAAGTGTTCTGGTTGTAGCAAAGAATGATGAAAAAAGTCAGACAGGAAATCCGGTAGATACTAAAGAAGAAATTAAAGCGTATATCGAACATCATTTACAGGATTCTCATGATTTTGTTTTGTATACTGATGGTAAAACCGGAAAACATATTGGCTTTTCTTTACCAATTATTTTATGGGATGATGGATTGCAGATATTTTCTTCATCTAAATTTCATCATGGGGAGACAGTAGCCGAAGTAAATGGCAATTATTATAAATTATACCACGAAAAAATATATAAAACGGATGCCAGTGGTACCCTTACTTTTGACGAAAAGAATCATCCTACAAATAAAAGACCGCTGGATTTTTCAATAACGAAAAGCGTATTGGGGATGATACTGGTTGGTCTACTTATGTTGTTGATCTTTTCGGCATTAGCCAGAAATTATAAAAAATCTTCGGTGCCTACAGGGTTTTCAAGAATATTAGAACCTATTGTCCTTTATGTTCGCGATGAAATAGCCCGACCTAATATTGGTGAAAAGAAGTATCGAAAATATATGGGGTTTTTATTAACGGTGTTTTTCTACATCTGGATTTCCAATTTATTTGGTCTTACCCCCTTTGGGTTTAATATAACCGGTCAGATTGCAGTAACCGTTTGTTTAGCAGTGTTTACCTTTATTATTGTTCAGTTTAGTGGGTCTAAAGATTATTGGAAACATATTTTTTGGATGCCTGGCGTACCGGTAATTATGAAAATTATTCTAATGCCAATAGAGATCTTAGGAATGTTTACAAAACCGTTTTCTCTATTAATTCGTCTGTTTGCTAACATCACTGCAGGACACTTTGTTGTAATGAGCCTTATCGCTTTAATGATAACCATGAAAGCGGCCTTTGGAGCAGTAGCTTCTACCGGTGTTTCTCTGGTATTATCACTTTTTATTACGGTAATAGAACTTTTAGTAGCTTTTTTACAGGCATTTATATTTACAATGCTATCTGCGCTATTTATTGGAATGGCAGTAGAAGAACATGATCACGAACACGCTCATGACGGAAACGTACACGGGCTTGAAGACAATTCAATTGTTTAA
- the accC gene encoding acetyl-CoA carboxylase biotin carboxylase subunit has protein sequence MFKKILIANRGEIALRVIRTCKEMGIKTVAVYSTVDAESLHVRFADEAVCIGPAPSNESYLKMVNIISAAEITNADAIHPGYGFLSENAKFSKICEEHDIKFIGASSEMIDKMGDKATAKATMKEAGVPTVPGSEGILESYEEAEKIAKGMGYPVMLKATAGGGGKGMRAVWKKEDLKKAWDSARQEAGAAFGNDGMYMEKLIEEPRHIEIQVVGDSNGRACHLSERDCSVQRRHQKLTEETPSPFMTDELRDKMGKAAVKAAEFIKYEGAGTVEFLVDKHRNFYFMEMNTRIQVEHPITEQVVDYDLIREQILVAAGVPISGKNYYPQLHSIECRINAEDPHKDFRPSPGKITNLHIPGGHGVRIDTHVYSGYSIPPNYDSMIAKLITTAQTREEAINKMKRALDEFIVEGIKTTVPFHRQLMDHPDYISGNYTTKFMEDFEMKS, from the coding sequence ATGTTTAAAAAAATATTAATTGCTAATAGAGGTGAAATAGCCTTACGGGTTATCAGGACTTGTAAGGAAATGGGAATTAAAACCGTAGCTGTATATTCTACGGTAGATGCTGAGAGCCTTCATGTACGCTTTGCCGATGAAGCAGTTTGTATAGGACCTGCACCTAGCAATGAATCTTACTTAAAAATGGTAAATATTATCTCGGCTGCAGAAATCACTAATGCTGATGCTATTCATCCGGGTTATGGGTTCTTATCGGAAAACGCAAAATTTTCTAAAATTTGTGAGGAACATGATATTAAGTTTATAGGTGCCAGTTCTGAAATGATTGATAAAATGGGGGATAAAGCAACGGCTAAAGCCACCATGAAAGAAGCAGGAGTACCCACCGTTCCTGGTAGTGAAGGAATATTGGAATCTTATGAAGAAGCAGAAAAGATAGCCAAAGGAATGGGGTATCCGGTAATGTTAAAGGCAACTGCTGGTGGAGGCGGAAAAGGAATGCGTGCGGTCTGGAAAAAAGAAGACCTAAAGAAAGCCTGGGATAGTGCCCGTCAGGAAGCAGGTGCTGCTTTTGGGAACGATGGTATGTATATGGAGAAATTAATTGAAGAACCCAGGCATATTGAAATACAAGTAGTAGGAGATAGTAACGGTCGAGCTTGTCATTTATCCGAAAGAGATTGCTCCGTACAACGAAGACATCAAAAATTAACTGAAGAAACACCTTCTCCCTTTATGACCGATGAATTACGGGATAAAATGGGAAAAGCAGCCGTAAAAGCAGCAGAATTTATAAAATACGAAGGAGCAGGTACCGTTGAATTTTTAGTTGATAAGCATCGTAACTTCTACTTTATGGAAATGAATACCCGAATCCAGGTAGAACATCCGATTACAGAGCAGGTAGTAGATTATGACTTGATCCGCGAACAAATATTAGTAGCTGCAGGAGTGCCAATTTCTGGTAAAAATTATTATCCGCAGTTACACTCTATAGAATGCCGAATTAATGCTGAAGATCCGCATAAAGACTTTAGGCCTTCTCCTGGTAAAATTACGAATCTGCATATTCCTGGAGGACACGGAGTTCGTATAGATACGCATGTGTATAGCGGATATAGTATTCCGCCCAATTATGATTCGATGATTGCAAAGTTGATTACTACCGCGCAAACTCGTGAGGAAGCCATTAATAAAATGAAAAGGGCACTAGACGAATTTATTGTAGAAGGAATCAAAACCACTGTACCTTTTCACAGACAACTAATGGATCATCCTGATTATATTTCGGGCAACTATACAACCAAGTTTATGGAGGATTTCGAGATGAAATCGTAA
- the accB gene encoding acetyl-CoA carboxylase biotin carboxyl carrier protein: MDLKEIQNLIRFVAKSGASEVKLEMDDVKITIKTGSEDTKETTYVQQIPVNTAPIPAVPVNTTTQATSAPDNNKDEAPKSASNTESNPNHITIKSPIIGTLYRKPSPDKPVFVEVGDTIKEGDVLCIIEAMKLFNEIESEVSGTIVKVLVDDSSPVEFDEPLFIVDPS, encoded by the coding sequence ATGGATTTAAAAGAAATTCAGAATTTAATTAGATTTGTTGCCAAATCAGGGGCAAGCGAAGTAAAGCTTGAAATGGATGACGTAAAAATTACCATTAAAACCGGTTCGGAAGATACAAAAGAAACTACGTATGTACAGCAAATTCCGGTAAATACAGCACCTATACCGGCAGTTCCTGTTAATACTACTACACAGGCAACCTCGGCTCCTGACAATAATAAAGATGAAGCACCTAAAAGTGCTTCAAATACAGAAAGTAATCCGAACCATATCACTATTAAATCACCAATTATTGGTACGTTGTACAGAAAACCTTCTCCTGATAAACCGGTATTTGTTGAAGTTGGAGATACCATAAAAGAAGGAGATGTACTTTGTATCATAGAAGCTATGAAGCTTTTTAATGAAATTGAAAGCGAAGTTTCAGGTACCATTGTTAAAGTATTGGTTGATGATTCTTCTCCGGTAGAATTTGACGAACCTTTATTTATAGTGGATCCTTCATAG
- a CDS encoding beta-ketoacyl-ACP synthase III, whose product MSNISAAITAVGAYVPEYVLTNAVLETLVDTNDEWITSRTGIKERRILKDSDKGTSFLGIEAAKDLLSKTDVDPSEIDMVIFATATPDLMVAATAAYAASAIHATNAFSYDLQAACSSFLYGMSTAARYIESGRYKKVLLIGADKMSSIIDYKDRTTCIIFGDGGGAALFEPNYEGLGVQDEYLRSDGIGRDFLRIEAGGSLLPPTQETVADKKHFVRQDGKTVFKYAVSNMADASSKIMERNNLTSKDVDWLIAHQANKRIVDATANRMGLASEKVLMNIDRYGNTTSATLPLLLSDYEKKLKKGDNLVFASFGGGFTWGSMYVKWAYNS is encoded by the coding sequence ATGAGTAACATCTCAGCTGCTATTACAGCCGTAGGCGCTTACGTGCCGGAATATGTATTAACAAATGCAGTTTTAGAAACACTGGTTGATACTAATGACGAATGGATCACTAGTCGTACTGGAATTAAAGAAAGAAGAATTCTAAAAGATAGTGATAAAGGCACCTCATTTCTAGGAATAGAAGCAGCAAAAGATTTATTATCAAAGACCGACGTAGACCCTTCCGAAATTGATATGGTTATCTTCGCTACCGCAACACCGGATCTGATGGTAGCAGCAACTGCAGCTTATGCTGCCAGTGCTATCCATGCTACAAATGCATTCTCTTATGATTTGCAGGCGGCATGCTCCAGTTTTTTATACGGAATGTCTACCGCTGCACGCTACATCGAATCAGGAAGATATAAAAAAGTATTGCTGATTGGTGCAGATAAAATGTCATCCATAATTGACTATAAGGATCGAACTACCTGTATTATTTTTGGTGATGGGGGTGGTGCTGCCCTATTCGAACCTAACTATGAGGGATTGGGAGTACAGGATGAATACCTTCGATCAGATGGGATAGGCAGAGACTTTTTAAGGATAGAAGCAGGTGGATCTCTTTTACCACCTACACAAGAAACGGTTGCAGATAAAAAGCATTTTGTCAGACAAGATGGTAAGACGGTTTTTAAATATGCAGTTTCTAATATGGCAGATGCCAGTTCAAAGATTATGGAACGTAATAACCTGACCAGTAAAGATGTAGACTGGTTAATTGCACACCAGGCAAACAAAAGAATTGTAGATGCTACGGCAAACCGTATGGGTTTAGCAAGTGAAAAAGTGCTGATGAATATAGATCGTTATGGCAATACTACATCAGCAACCTTGCCATTATTACTAAGTGATTACGAAAAAAAATTAAAGAAGGGGGATAATTTGGTTTTTGCTTCCTTTGGAGGTGGATTTACTTGGGGTTCCATGTATGTAAAATGGGCTTATAATTCCTAA
- the rpmF gene encoding 50S ribosomal protein L32 translates to MAHPKRKISKTRRDKRRTHYKATVPQIATDPTTGEAHLYHRAHWFEGKLYYRGQVIIDNTEEEAAA, encoded by the coding sequence ATGGCACATCCTAAGAGAAAAATCTCGAAAACCAGAAGAGATAAAAGAAGAACACATTATAAAGCAACTGTACCGCAAATTGCAACAGATCCTACAACGGGTGAAGCACATTTATATCATAGAGCACATTGGTTTGAGGGTAAATTATACTACCGGGGCCAGGTTATTATCGACAATACTGAAGAAGAAGCGGCAGCTTAA
- a CDS encoding YceD family protein → MKPLKEYTIPFVGLKIGVHQFDYIIDNSFFEHLAYEEFNSASVKVDLAFEKKSTLMELNFKAQGTVNVNCDVTNEPFDLAVQNELFLVIKFGAEFNDENEELLILPHGDYQVNVQQYIYELIVLGVPLKRVHPGVEDGSLDSDILDKLEELHPGGRDNKKDRQEKETDPRWDQLKNLLND, encoded by the coding sequence ATGAAACCATTAAAGGAATATACCATCCCTTTTGTTGGATTGAAGATTGGCGTACATCAGTTTGATTATATAATTGACAACTCATTTTTTGAGCATTTAGCATACGAAGAGTTTAATAGTGCTTCGGTAAAAGTGGATTTGGCTTTTGAGAAGAAGTCTACTTTAATGGAGCTTAATTTTAAAGCACAGGGAACGGTTAATGTGAACTGTGATGTAACTAATGAACCCTTTGACCTAGCAGTACAAAACGAACTTTTTTTAGTAATTAAGTTTGGTGCTGAGTTCAATGATGAGAATGAAGAATTGTTGATTTTACCACATGGAGATTACCAGGTAAACGTTCAACAATATATATACGAACTGATTGTACTGGGCGTACCTTTAAAAAGAGTACATCCTGGCGTTGAAGACGGGTCTTTGGATTCGGATATATTAGACAAACTGGAAGAGTTACATCCGGGAGGAAGAGATAATAAAAAAGACCGGCAGGAAAAAGAAACAGATCCGCGTTGGGATCAATTAAAAAATTTATTAAACGATTAA
- the pdxA gene encoding 4-hydroxythreonine-4-phosphate dehydrogenase PdxA: MTEDQKIRVGISIGDLNGIGSEVVLKTFEDPRMLDFCTPVIFASVKIISFLKKQYKVDTTVHGIDTLDKIVDGKINVYNLWKESVAINFGKEDEKIGDYAIRSFTSAVKALKENDVDVLVTAPINKKSIQSETFTFPGHTDYLAQELEGNSLMFMITDTLKVGLLTDHVAIKDISGHITPELIKRKVTTIHDALQKDFGIRKPKIAVLGVNPHSGDNGVIGNEDEDVLKPTIKELNEKGTLVYGPYAADSFFGSDTYKSFDAIIASYHDQGLIPFKTLSFGKGVNYTAGLNRIRTSPDHGTAFEIAGKNKADFGSFKEAVFTALKIYKNRKEYEELTDNPLKRQPRKSRFQKKKSNHLE; encoded by the coding sequence ATGACGGAAGATCAAAAAATACGAGTGGGAATATCCATAGGAGATTTAAATGGAATTGGGAGTGAGGTGGTGCTTAAAACATTTGAAGACCCCCGAATGTTGGACTTTTGTACTCCGGTTATTTTTGCATCCGTAAAAATTATTTCGTTCTTAAAAAAACAGTATAAAGTGGATACAACGGTTCATGGTATAGATACGTTAGATAAAATCGTTGATGGAAAAATCAATGTGTATAACCTTTGGAAAGAATCCGTAGCGATCAATTTCGGAAAAGAAGATGAGAAAATCGGGGATTATGCAATTCGCTCCTTTACTTCTGCCGTGAAGGCTCTGAAAGAAAATGACGTGGATGTATTGGTAACAGCTCCGATTAATAAAAAAAGTATTCAGTCCGAAACCTTTACCTTTCCCGGACACACGGATTACCTTGCACAGGAACTAGAAGGGAATAGCTTGATGTTTATGATCACTGACACCTTAAAAGTGGGTTTACTTACGGATCATGTAGCCATTAAAGATATTTCCGGACATATAACCCCGGAACTTATTAAACGTAAGGTTACCACGATACATGATGCGCTCCAAAAAGATTTTGGTATCCGTAAACCAAAGATTGCAGTACTCGGAGTAAATCCGCACAGTGGGGATAATGGAGTGATTGGTAATGAGGATGAAGACGTTTTAAAACCCACCATTAAAGAACTAAATGAAAAAGGAACACTGGTTTATGGTCCCTATGCCGCGGATAGTTTTTTTGGGTCCGATACTTATAAAAGTTTTGATGCCATTATAGCTTCGTATCATGATCAGGGTTTGATTCCCTTTAAAACTTTATCTTTCGGGAAAGGGGTAAACTATACTGCAGGATTAAATAGAATTAGAACCTCTCCGGATCACGGAACTGCTTTTGAAATTGCCGGAAAAAACAAAGCGGACTTCGGTTCTTTTAAAGAAGCGGTTTTTACTGCTCTTAAAATTTATAAAAACAGAAAAGAATACGAAGAACTTACAGATAACCCTTTAAAACGGCAACCTAGAAAGTCGCGTTTTCAGAAAAAGAAATCTAATCATTTAGAATAG
- a CDS encoding riboflavin synthase, with protein sequence MFTGIIEEVGTILQIEKEQENMHLTVQCSFTKELKIDQSVAHNGVCLTVVRKDKDAYVVTAIKETLDKTNLNRLQEGASVNLERGMKLGDRLDGHIVQGHVDQTAVCTEIMETEGSWRFTFEYDASLHNMTIEKGSVTVNGVSLTVVDSKLNQFSVAIIPFTYEHTNFNTFKVGTEVNLEFDVIGKYVKRITELG encoded by the coding sequence ATGTTTACAGGGATCATTGAAGAAGTAGGAACTATTCTTCAGATTGAAAAAGAACAGGAAAACATGCATTTAACGGTACAATGTTCTTTTACCAAGGAATTAAAAATAGATCAAAGCGTTGCTCACAATGGGGTTTGCCTGACGGTGGTACGTAAAGATAAAGATGCTTATGTAGTTACTGCTATAAAAGAGACCTTAGATAAAACAAATTTAAATCGATTACAGGAAGGTGCTTCTGTAAACCTGGAACGAGGGATGAAACTCGGCGATCGGTTAGATGGGCATATTGTTCAGGGACATGTAGATCAAACTGCGGTTTGTACGGAAATTATGGAAACGGAAGGTAGCTGGCGTTTTACTTTTGAATACGATGCCTCTTTACATAATATGACTATTGAAAAGGGTTCGGTTACGGTAAACGGAGTAAGTCTGACCGTAGTGGATTCTAAACTCAACCAGTTTAGTGTTGCCATTATTCCTTTTACCTACGAGCATACTAATTTCAACACTTTTAAAGTAGGGACGGAAGTCAATCTGGAATTTGATGTGATTGGAAAGTATGTAAAACGGATTACTGAGTTGGGGTAG